In Candidatus Contubernalis alkalaceticus, the following proteins share a genomic window:
- a CDS encoding glycerol dehydrogenase — protein sequence MFPGCYIQGTDVIEQLGSALSRFGERGLSVMAPSAFSLLKDRLEGQSSNVELFIEEFNRECCDAEIEQLANIGRERQAQFIIAIGGGKTIDTGKIVADRLNVPVAVVPTIASTDAPCSACAVVYSEEGVVTRIEYQKKNPDLVLVDSGIIANAPVRFLIAGMGDALATWFEAESCQKTKSNNAAGELGSITAYALARLCYDTLLEYGVAAITSCRANAVTPALEHVIEANTLLSGLGFESGGLATAHSIHNGLTVLPQTHNYYHGEKVAMGVLSSLFLTGKSKSQIDEVYSFCESVGLPTTLAEIGLTDISLDDLWKVASQACIAGESIHHEAGEITPQMVVYAMQAANGEGKRRKNIL from the coding sequence TTGTTTCCCGGATGTTACATACAAGGAACAGATGTAATTGAGCAATTGGGAAGTGCATTATCCAGGTTTGGCGAACGGGGTTTGTCTGTTATGGCTCCTTCGGCCTTCAGTTTGCTAAAGGACAGGTTGGAGGGACAATCATCAAATGTAGAGTTATTTATTGAGGAATTTAACAGGGAATGCTGTGACGCTGAAATTGAGCAGCTTGCAAACATCGGAAGAGAACGCCAGGCCCAATTTATCATTGCCATTGGTGGAGGAAAAACTATTGATACCGGAAAGATTGTCGCTGACCGCCTGAATGTTCCGGTAGCGGTAGTACCTACAATTGCATCCACGGATGCCCCCTGCAGTGCCTGTGCGGTAGTATATAGTGAAGAAGGGGTTGTAACCCGAATCGAATACCAGAAAAAAAACCCTGACCTTGTACTGGTGGATTCCGGGATTATTGCCAATGCGCCGGTTCGTTTTCTTATTGCCGGTATGGGAGATGCTTTGGCAACTTGGTTTGAAGCTGAATCTTGCCAAAAAACAAAGTCTAACAATGCGGCGGGAGAATTAGGTTCTATTACTGCTTATGCATTGGCCAGGCTTTGTTACGACACGCTCCTGGAATACGGAGTTGCCGCCATAACCTCTTGTCGGGCAAATGCCGTTACACCTGCTTTGGAGCATGTAATTGAAGCCAATACCCTGTTAAGCGGACTGGGATTTGAAAGCGGCGGGCTGGCCACGGCTCATTCCATTCACAACGGGTTGACGGTTCTTCCCCAGACACACAATTATTATCATGGCGAAAAAGTGGCGATGGGGGTTTTATCTTCATTATTTCTTACGGGCAAATCAAAATCACAAATTGACGAAGTCTATTCTTTCTGCGAAAGTGTAGGTCTGCCAACTACCCTGGCCGAGATAGGATTGACCGACATTTCGCTGGATGACCTTTGGAAAGTTGCCTCCCAAGCCTGTATTGCGGGTGAAAGTATTCATCATGAAGCAGGAGAGATTACCCCACAAATGGTAGTTTATGCCATGCAAGCTGCTAACGGGGAAGGAAAACGAAGAAAAAATATATTATAG
- a CDS encoding NCS2 family permease, protein MIRDFFEIKNCGSDVFREFLAGITSFLSAMYIVALNPLILAAAGLPPAAVLTATVLIAALGSIGMGLYSNNPFLIAPGMGLNTLFVAAVVSSGDISWQSALGCVFYAGLLLLIILAVDRKKRLLSAVPHSLRFGFAGGIGLFIALLGLKSAEFIVYNPQTGTSLGPLNAHFWTFLIVMVIALVMALRKVSGGLILGVLAACILAWPLGRWWGEMEPVVNYTGWLAWPDVSLFGRMDLMGAAQPACWPFILMLTFSILFDSLGTFVGVSEAGDLVDTQGNPHNLELSLKANAVGAALSGLLGSSPATAYIESATGVQVGGRTGLTAVIAGLLFLPLLFFSPLLTLVPSLATAPLLILAGVYMLKPLIYVRWERFDEAVPFFMAMFIMPVTQSITQGIIWGVLSWTLLKVAGGKFNRITPVMLFLNAVALWLLLNADKYGH, encoded by the coding sequence ATGATCAGGGATTTTTTTGAGATAAAAAATTGCGGAAGTGATGTATTCCGCGAATTTCTGGCTGGAATAACCTCATTTTTGTCGGCTATGTATATCGTTGCTCTTAATCCGTTGATATTGGCCGCAGCGGGTCTGCCTCCGGCAGCAGTTCTGACCGCCACTGTTCTAATTGCCGCTCTGGGCAGTATTGGTATGGGTCTTTACAGTAATAATCCTTTTTTGATTGCTCCGGGAATGGGGCTTAATACTCTGTTTGTGGCTGCAGTGGTAAGTTCCGGAGATATTTCCTGGCAGAGCGCTTTGGGCTGCGTTTTTTATGCTGGCCTGCTGCTGCTGATAATTCTGGCCGTTGACCGGAAAAAACGTCTTCTTTCAGCTGTGCCCCACAGTCTGAGATTCGGTTTTGCCGGGGGTATCGGACTGTTTATTGCTCTTTTAGGTCTGAAATCCGCAGAATTTATTGTTTATAATCCGCAAACAGGCACATCCCTGGGGCCCTTAAACGCCCATTTTTGGACTTTTCTGATAGTGATGGTAATTGCTTTAGTGATGGCTTTACGTAAGGTTTCCGGTGGTTTAATTCTGGGAGTTCTTGCGGCCTGCATTTTGGCCTGGCCCCTGGGACGCTGGTGGGGAGAAATGGAGCCGGTTGTGAATTATACTGGCTGGCTGGCCTGGCCTGATGTGAGTCTCTTTGGCCGGATGGATCTGATGGGGGCGGCCCAACCGGCCTGCTGGCCCTTTATTCTCATGCTTACCTTCAGTATCCTGTTTGACTCTCTGGGAACCTTCGTGGGAGTCAGTGAGGCCGGAGATCTGGTAGATACTCAAGGCAATCCGCATAACCTGGAGCTGAGCCTGAAGGCTAACGCTGTCGGGGCGGCGCTGAGCGGTCTTTTAGGCAGTAGCCCGGCTACCGCATATATCGAGTCTGCCACCGGAGTCCAGGTGGGAGGGCGCACTGGACTAACCGCCGTGATTGCCGGGTTATTGTTTCTGCCTTTATTGTTTTTTTCGCCTCTTTTAACCCTGGTTCCGTCCCTGGCTACAGCTCCCCTTTTGATATTGGCCGGGGTTTATATGTTGAAACCCCTTATTTATGTTCGCTGGGAACGTTTTGATGAAGCAGTTCCCTTTTTCATGGCCATGTTTATTATGCCTGTAACCCAATCTATTACCCAAGGCATAATCTGGGGCGTTCTGAGCTGGACCCTCCTTAAGGTGGCTGGAGGCAAGTTCAACCGGATTACCCCGGTGATGCTTTTCCTTAATGCCGTGGCTTTGTGGTTATTATTGAATGCCGATAAATACGGACATTAG
- a CDS encoding DUF6909 family protein codes for MFRVFTLKVSLPVAQGLKSREIIHFYRFVQVRNERVMMIEDCKKIIRSGEKKAMADDQTVNDYLKSLRFIGKGVKEMNLESLHKLHCRLDSSLHRGAGEPGLTPSAILYSSARLPKVIDQANRILISGNQEFLFQTLAAGHNWQKIQAQARRRTIYFDGVDTLSILIASFSDLDDLITALCAYQIEWNKIHRLLAGHQLGVMLANNSISAYQVAEPLRKILGLGRADFEALQNIQGHNWQGFVARIAAGPKNFALTMLPVSVGDFRRTASKWWEKLFHKLARFDLESRPVYLITSNTHALANLVTGFAPAYEKEGIQSAEIKPQPELAAALNRLKQALPGERRNMNYYLLHLLEQKQPRIKKARYQAEKEAGLTRIFIRHPLMLEAQIVELAHLRPELLDPRINLPQVNSLEKSRAVILNLDYPLGLAAGHLINEAASRLKEWKGLYIMGKSAAMIGRLGDILIPCEVFDSHTGNHFILNNCLGLRNVLPFVENIAVFGEQRSLTVHGAFLHSRQSVHKFISQDFTGIEMEAGPIMVSLEQTFNNKPLVDKNLKSCMPHGFSLGLLHYTSDTPYNLRGSLLSRRLGLTGLEAVYACGLAILQDIINKETRG; via the coding sequence ATGTTCAGGGTTTTCACATTAAAGGTGTCCCTGCCCGTCGCTCAAGGTTTGAAAAGCCGGGAGATAATCCACTTTTACCGATTTGTCCAGGTCAGAAACGAGAGAGTAATGATGATAGAAGACTGCAAAAAGATAATAAGATCAGGAGAAAAGAAGGCAATGGCCGATGACCAGACGGTTAACGATTATCTCAAATCTCTTCGCTTCATAGGAAAGGGAGTTAAAGAAATGAACCTGGAAAGCCTGCATAAGTTACACTGCAGGCTTGATTCAAGTCTCCACCGGGGGGCCGGTGAACCCGGGCTTACTCCTTCGGCCATTCTTTATTCATCGGCCCGGTTGCCAAAAGTCATTGACCAGGCCAACCGGATCCTGATATCGGGTAATCAGGAATTTCTGTTTCAGACATTGGCAGCGGGTCACAACTGGCAGAAGATACAAGCCCAGGCCAGACGTAGAACAATTTACTTTGACGGTGTGGACACACTGTCTATCTTAATTGCCAGTTTTTCAGATTTGGATGACTTGATTACCGCCCTGTGCGCATACCAAATTGAATGGAATAAAATACATCGCTTGTTGGCCGGTCATCAATTGGGTGTCATGTTGGCAAACAACAGCATTTCAGCTTATCAGGTTGCCGAACCCTTGAGAAAGATTCTGGGATTGGGCCGGGCCGATTTTGAGGCCCTGCAGAATATTCAGGGCCATAATTGGCAAGGGTTTGTCGCCCGGATAGCCGCCGGCCCAAAAAACTTTGCCCTGACCATGCTTCCCGTGTCAGTCGGGGACTTTCGGCGGACGGCTTCAAAATGGTGGGAAAAGCTTTTTCATAAACTAGCCCGGTTTGATTTGGAAAGCCGCCCGGTCTATTTGATTACAAGTAATACCCATGCCCTGGCTAACCTGGTAACAGGCTTTGCACCGGCATATGAAAAAGAGGGTATCCAGTCGGCTGAAATCAAACCTCAACCGGAATTAGCAGCAGCGCTTAACCGGTTAAAACAGGCTTTACCGGGAGAAAGGCGCAATATGAATTACTACCTCCTCCACCTGTTGGAGCAAAAACAACCCCGGATAAAAAAAGCTCGTTACCAGGCTGAAAAGGAGGCCGGCCTGACCAGAATATTCATCAGGCATCCCCTGATGCTTGAAGCTCAAATTGTGGAGTTGGCTCATCTGCGTCCTGAACTTTTGGATCCCAGGATAAACCTGCCACAGGTGAACTCTCTTGAAAAAAGCCGTGCGGTAATCCTTAATCTTGATTATCCCCTGGGTTTGGCCGCCGGCCATTTGATTAATGAAGCGGCCAGCCGCTTGAAAGAATGGAAGGGCTTATATATTATGGGTAAAAGCGCCGCTATGATAGGGCGCCTGGGAGATATCCTGATACCCTGTGAGGTATTTGATTCTCATACCGGCAACCACTTTATCCTGAATAATTGCCTTGGGCTGCGCAATGTGCTGCCCTTTGTAGAAAATATTGCTGTATTTGGAGAGCAGCGAAGCTTAACGGTTCACGGCGCTTTTCTACATAGCCGGCAATCAGTGCACAAGTTTATTTCACAGGATTTTACAGGAATTGAGATGGAGGCTGGACCTATTATGGTTTCTCTGGAGCAGACTTTTAACAACAAACCTTTGGTGGACAAAAACCTGAAATCATGCATGCCGCATGGATTTTCTTTGGGGTTATTGCATTATACTTCCGATACCCCTTACAATTTAAGGGGAAGCCTGCTCAGCAGAAGATTGGGACTGACCGGACTGGAAGCTGTCTATGCCTGCGGCCTGGCTATCCTTCAGGATATCATCAATAAAGAAACCAGAGGGTGA
- a CDS encoding aminotransferase-like domain-containing protein has product MRKIYGQRRLLLDTLHETFECRWCSYGDAAGLHLTIEFPGMRFDSSFRKKCLKNGINITPVEYHCIQKGRHVDKLLIGYGHLEPKEIQSGIKLLHELITQQ; this is encoded by the coding sequence ATGCGAAAAATATACGGCCAGCGGCGGCTGCTGCTGGATACGCTGCATGAGACATTTGAATGCCGTTGGTGCTCCTACGGCGACGCAGCAGGGCTGCACTTAACTATAGAATTTCCGGGCATGCGTTTTGATAGCTCTTTTAGAAAAAAGTGCCTTAAAAACGGTATAAATATAACCCCTGTGGAATACCACTGCATCCAAAAAGGCCGTCATGTTGACAAGCTGCTTATTGGCTACGGACATCTGGAACCTAAAGAAATTCAAAGCGGGATAAAACTGCTGCATGAACTTATCACACAGCAGTGA
- a CDS encoding DMT family transporter: protein MNIRVGAENVPSFMKVAVFTSMLLSVVLLVEIMGWQQWWGGVLIIIGMVLIGCSSVSIKEPVSNRTENKNNAKKLSSNKI, encoded by the coding sequence TTGAACATCCGTGTGGGTGCGGAGAACGTGCCATCGTTTATGAAGGTGGCAGTCTTTACATCTATGCTGTTGTCTGTAGTTTTATTAGTGGAGATAATGGGATGGCAGCAGTGGTGGGGCGGGGTATTGATTATTATCGGCATGGTGCTTATCGGCTGCAGCAGTGTTTCCATCAAAGAGCCAGTATCAAATAGAACAGAAAATAAAAATAATGCTAAAAAGCTCTCTTCAAATAAAATCTGA
- a CDS encoding ABC-2 transporter permease: protein MIYLILKDILVQKKALLAALAYSFFFLLVLGCQGNPLSIGAYIIGALAINYMFVQNSCAADEKNSSDIVLNSLPITRRDVVVSKYLSSILFIIYNIFIINAAGYFLSTLNIGQITPMTIQIAAIIFPLAVFFTAFFLPIYFKIGYEKSRLYVMFGFLFSIFLPSYLISYIIENPSAAWVITLQTFYENSPAWIMGLMGTAAVFALFLLSIFISIRFYLKRAF from the coding sequence ATGATTTATCTCATTTTAAAAGATATTTTAGTCCAAAAAAAGGCTTTGCTGGCAGCGCTTGCTTACAGTTTCTTCTTCCTTCTGGTTCTTGGCTGCCAGGGAAATCCTCTGTCTATTGGGGCCTATATAATTGGGGCCTTGGCCATTAATTATATGTTTGTCCAAAACAGCTGTGCCGCTGACGAAAAAAACAGCAGCGACATTGTTCTTAACAGCCTTCCCATCACTCGCAGGGATGTGGTAGTTTCTAAATATCTTTCGTCTATTCTTTTTATTATTTATAATATTTTTATCATAAATGCTGCGGGTTACTTTTTATCCACATTAAACATCGGGCAAATCACTCCCATGACCATCCAGATTGCAGCCATTATCTTCCCCTTAGCCGTATTTTTTACTGCCTTTTTCCTGCCGATTTACTTTAAAATAGGGTATGAAAAATCCCGACTTTATGTCATGTTCGGATTCCTGTTTTCCATATTCCTGCCCAGCTACCTGATCAGTTATATAATCGAAAACCCATCTGCAGCCTGGGTTATCACCTTACAAACATTTTATGAAAACAGCCCTGCCTGGATCATGGGGTTAATGGGAACAGCAGCCGTATTTGCCTTGTTCCTGCTGTCCATTTTCATTTCTATCAGATTTTATTTGAAGAGAGCTTTTTAG
- a CDS encoding ABC-2 transporter permease: MLNLVLKDFIVQKNYFLFALGYSFFIFFTFGYKGGPLASAAYIMGTVAIIYMFVQNSCAVDEKNNSEIILLSLPLTRNNIVISKYISSVMFALFTLAVISIVGFGLHTLGVGEILAITILETSAAVLLTSFFIALYLPVFFKLGYHKTRYVSMFMFFFLFFGPSTFISYIIENPEIQWIFNVTEMLVNCPEWYFLTAGLAAAGFLLTLSILLSNKFYKHRTF, from the coding sequence GTGTTAAATTTGGTATTGAAGGATTTTATTGTCCAAAAAAATTATTTCCTTTTTGCCCTGGGATACAGTTTTTTTATCTTTTTCACCTTCGGATACAAGGGAGGGCCGTTGGCCTCCGCCGCTTATATTATGGGTACCGTAGCCATTATCTATATGTTCGTCCAAAACAGCTGTGCTGTGGATGAAAAAAATAACAGCGAAATAATCCTGCTGAGCCTGCCCTTAACCAGAAATAACATTGTCATATCCAAATACATTTCCAGCGTGATGTTCGCCCTGTTTACCCTGGCAGTCATAAGTATTGTGGGATTTGGGCTTCATACCCTGGGGGTGGGAGAAATATTAGCTATCACAATTCTGGAGACATCAGCAGCTGTTCTGCTCACAAGTTTTTTTATCGCTTTATACCTGCCTGTTTTCTTTAAGTTGGGGTACCATAAAACACGGTATGTTAGTATGTTTATGTTTTTCTTTTTATTTTTCGGCCCCAGCACCTTCATTAGTTATATCATAGAAAATCCTGAAATACAGTGGATTTTTAATGTAACAGAGATGCTGGTAAACTGCCCTGAATGGTATTTCTTAACAGCCGGGCTGGCTGCCGCAGGTTTTCTGCTAACCCTTTCCATACTGTTGTCTAACAAGTTTTATAAACACAGGACGTTTTAA
- a CDS encoding ABC transporter ATP-binding protein has product MENLLQINNLNKSFSDFSLKNISFSLDKGYIMGFIGPNGSGKSTTVKLIMNLIRKDSGEIKIFGLDHIEHEKKVKEKIGFVYDQNHYYEELRIEEMKRIISRFYNSWQEETFKRYMKIFNLKPQQKIKELSKGMKMKFSLAAALSHDADFIIMDEPTSGLDPIVRCEFLDILYTIIQDENKAILFSSHITADLDTIADYITFINDGELVFSKPKDDVLEEYRIIKGGNDILTDSLKKLVVGIREGKFGFEALTKNISELKKLCKDNIIVEKPTLDDIMVYTVRGKKQC; this is encoded by the coding sequence GTGGAAAATTTACTGCAAATAAATAACCTGAACAAAAGCTTTTCGGACTTTTCTTTAAAAAACATTTCGTTTTCCCTGGATAAAGGTTATATCATGGGTTTTATCGGACCCAACGGTTCCGGGAAAAGTACTACCGTCAAATTAATTATGAATCTTATCAGGAAAGATTCCGGGGAAATTAAAATCTTTGGATTAGACCATATAGAACATGAGAAAAAAGTAAAAGAAAAAATCGGTTTTGTCTATGACCAAAACCATTACTACGAAGAGCTTCGAATTGAGGAAATGAAAAGAATTATATCCAGGTTCTATAACAGCTGGCAGGAGGAAACTTTTAAAAGATATATGAAAATATTTAACTTAAAACCTCAACAAAAAATTAAAGAGCTTTCTAAGGGAATGAAGATGAAATTTTCTCTGGCCGCAGCCCTGTCCCATGATGCTGATTTTATTATTATGGATGAGCCCACCTCAGGCCTGGATCCTATCGTACGATGCGAATTTTTAGATATTCTGTATACCATTATTCAGGATGAAAATAAGGCCATACTTTTTTCCAGCCACATCACCGCTGACCTGGATACCATTGCTGACTATATTACCTTTATCAATGATGGTGAACTGGTGTTCAGCAAACCAAAAGATGATGTATTAGAAGAGTACCGAATCATTAAAGGGGGAAATGATATCCTGACCGATTCATTAAAGAAACTTGTGGTGGGCATTCGAGAAGGAAAATTCGGTTTTGAAGCGCTGACCAAAAACATATCTGAGCTGAAAAAACTATGTAAAGACAATATCATAGTGGAAAAACCTACCCTGGATGATATCATGGTATATACCGTAAGGGGGAAAAAGCAGTGTTAA
- a CDS encoding GntR family transcriptional regulator produces the protein MKIIISNSSQEPIYEQITRQIKNLIIKGELEQVQALPSIRSLAKELQISVITTKRAYQELEREGFIETVSGKGSFVAAQNKELLREKKLKFIEEKLTEVVSESKLLKLSEQELTEMLQILYREVD, from the coding sequence TTGAAGATAATTATCTCCAATTCGTCACAGGAACCTATTTATGAACAGATTACCCGCCAAATTAAAAATTTAATCATTAAGGGAGAACTGGAACAGGTCCAGGCACTGCCCTCCATCCGAAGCCTGGCCAAAGAACTGCAGATTAGCGTCATTACTACCAAGAGGGCTTACCAGGAACTGGAACGAGAGGGTTTTATTGAAACGGTCAGCGGAAAAGGCTCTTTTGTGGCGGCACAAAATAAAGAGCTGTTAAGGGAGAAAAAATTAAAGTTCATTGAAGAAAAACTGACAGAAGTTGTTTCGGAAAGCAAACTGCTGAAGCTATCCGAACAGGAACTGACGGAAATGCTTCAAATCTTATACAGAGAGGTTGATTGA
- a CDS encoding cupin domain-containing protein: MKHNVTAKASKDGFIQVLEGIKRKTLVYGEKTLLTEFRLKRGKQLPVHKHPQEQTGYLVSGHIILTIDGESFDMSPGDSWIIHGNIEHSAEIVEDSVAVEVFSPVREDYIPT; the protein is encoded by the coding sequence ATGAAACATAATGTTACTGCAAAAGCATCAAAGGATGGGTTTATTCAGGTGCTGGAAGGGATTAAGCGTAAAACACTGGTATACGGGGAAAAAACACTGCTCACTGAGTTTAGGCTGAAACGAGGAAAACAACTGCCGGTGCACAAGCATCCTCAAGAACAGACCGGATATTTAGTCTCCGGGCATATAATCTTGACCATTGACGGGGAAAGCTTTGACATGAGTCCCGGGGACAGCTGGATAATCCACGGAAATATTGAACACAGTGCAGAGATCGTGGAGGATTCAGTTGCTGTTGAAGTGTTTTCCCCGGTCCGGGAAGATTATATTCCTACATAG